A genomic segment from Bradyrhizobium sp. ISRA430 encodes:
- the yidD gene encoding membrane protein insertion efficiency factor YidD — protein MKHSASEVGSTIAGSLLRLPRNFGRALIWLYRHTLSPLVGYNCRHLPTCSVYGDEAIERFGLWAGGWMTIARLLRCHPFGTSGIDRVPLTAPEGARWYLPWRYGRWRGVNAS, from the coding sequence ATGAAGCATTCAGCATCAGAGGTCGGTTCCACAATTGCCGGTTCACTCCTGCGACTCCCACGCAATTTTGGCCGTGCGCTGATCTGGCTTTACCGGCACACGCTGTCGCCATTGGTCGGTTACAATTGCCGGCACCTGCCGACCTGCTCCGTCTACGGCGACGAGGCGATTGAACGCTTCGGACTCTGGGCCGGTGGCTGGATGACGATCGCGCGTTTGTTGCGCTGTCATCCCTTCGGCACTTCAGGCATCGATCGCGTGCCGCTCACCGCACCCGAAGGCGCGCGTTGGTACCTGCCCTGGCGCTACGGCCGCTGGCGCGGCGTCAACGCCTCCTGA
- a CDS encoding iron-sulfur cluster assembly scaffold protein, whose protein sequence is MLNDIYNKRIIELAGNIPRLGRLSDPDATATAHSKLCGSTVKVDLKMDGDTVTDFAHDVKACALGQASSSIMASHVVGSTASELRELRETVRKMLKENGAPPDGKWAEIKFLEPVRDYKARHASTLLTFDAVVDAIGQIEAKAKQPAAAQG, encoded by the coding sequence ATGCTGAACGACATCTATAACAAGCGGATCATCGAGCTGGCCGGAAATATTCCGCGCCTGGGGCGACTTTCGGACCCCGATGCGACCGCCACCGCGCACTCCAAACTTTGCGGCTCGACCGTCAAGGTAGACCTGAAGATGGATGGCGACACCGTCACCGACTTCGCCCACGACGTGAAGGCCTGCGCGCTCGGCCAAGCCTCCTCATCCATCATGGCAAGTCACGTCGTCGGCTCGACTGCGAGCGAACTCCGTGAGTTACGCGAAACCGTTCGCAAGATGCTGAAGGAGAACGGCGCGCCGCCGGACGGAAAATGGGCCGAGATCAAGTTCCTCGAGCCGGTCCGCGACTACAAGGCGCGTCACGCTTCGACGCTGCTGACCTTCGATGCCGTCGTCGATGCCATCGGCCAGATCGAGGCCAAAGCCAAGCAGCCGGCCGCCGCGCAGGGCTGA
- the folE gene encoding GTP cyclohydrolase I FolE, whose protein sequence is MDALIKPIRPNKPADKQPESRPAELDPSEFLAAAVRADQPRPARAEAEQAVKTLLAYIGENTQREGLLDTPRRVVEAFDELYQGYHQCPAEVLDRTFGETAGYDDFVLVRDIEFTSQCEHHMMPFYGKAHIAYTPVERVVGLSKLARLTDIFARRLQTQEHLTAQIAAAIDEILKPRGVAVLIEAEHTCMSVRGVAKHGAMTFTSRFTGMFRDNPAEQARFLSLVRGTQR, encoded by the coding sequence ATGGACGCATTGATCAAACCCATCCGCCCCAACAAGCCCGCCGACAAGCAGCCCGAGAGCCGCCCCGCGGAGCTCGATCCTTCCGAATTCCTTGCGGCCGCCGTCCGTGCCGACCAGCCGCGCCCCGCGCGCGCAGAGGCCGAGCAGGCGGTGAAGACGCTGCTCGCCTATATCGGCGAGAACACCCAACGCGAGGGTCTGCTGGACACGCCGCGACGCGTGGTCGAGGCCTTCGACGAGCTCTATCAGGGTTATCACCAGTGCCCGGCCGAGGTGCTCGACCGCACCTTCGGCGAGACCGCCGGCTATGACGACTTCGTGCTGGTGCGCGACATCGAGTTCACCTCGCAGTGTGAGCATCACATGATGCCGTTCTATGGCAAGGCGCACATCGCCTACACGCCGGTGGAGCGCGTCGTCGGCCTTTCGAAACTCGCGCGGCTCACCGACATCTTCGCGCGCCGGCTCCAGACCCAGGAGCACCTGACCGCCCAGATCGCGGCAGCGATCGACGAGATCCTCAAGCCCCGCGGCGTTGCCGTGCTGATCGAAGCCGAGCATACCTGCATGTCGGTGCGTGGCGTCGCCAAGCATGGCGCGATGACGTTCACCAGCCGCTTCACCGGCATGTTCCGCGACAATCCGGCGGAGCAGGCCCGCTTCCTATCCCTGGTGCGAGGCACGCAACGCTGA
- the hisI gene encoding phosphoribosyl-AMP cyclohydrolase — translation MSTHSHEIEEGLSFQPRFDAAGLVTCVATDAATGDVLMVAHMNDEALRKTIATGEAWYFSRSRNALWRKGETSGQTQRVVEMRTDCDQDAVWLRVEQVGAACHTGRRSCFYRKVEAERAGAKLVFVEAERLFDPNDVYKK, via the coding sequence GTGTCCACCCACTCCCATGAGATTGAGGAAGGGCTCTCCTTCCAGCCCCGGTTCGACGCGGCCGGCCTCGTCACCTGTGTGGCGACGGACGCCGCGACCGGCGACGTGCTGATGGTCGCCCACATGAACGACGAGGCGCTCCGCAAGACGATAGCGACCGGCGAGGCCTGGTACTTCAGCCGCTCGCGCAACGCCTTATGGCGAAAAGGTGAGACATCGGGTCAGACCCAGCGCGTGGTCGAGATGCGGACCGATTGCGACCAGGACGCGGTTTGGCTTCGTGTCGAGCAGGTGGGCGCGGCCTGCCACACCGGCCGCAGGTCCTGCTTCTACCGCAAGGTCGAGGCCGAGCGGGCAGGCGCGAAGCTCGTCTTCGTTGAAGCCGAGCGGCTGTTCGATCCGAACGACGTCTATAAGAAATAG
- a CDS encoding lytic transglycosylase domain-containing protein: MSVDNSSAMQTAGIDPSRARVAGAIKQASNLSGVSFEYMLTTAKMESDFNPTAGATTSSAHGLYQFIDQTWLGTVKEAGAQLGYGSYADAITKTLSGSYTVDDPVLKRSIMELRDDPEAASSMAAALTQSNSFKLTGLLGRRPSDSELYMAHFMGVGGAAKLIANAEDNPQAVGARLFPNAAAANRSIFYAQDGRARSISEVYSVLNSRYASAANSKATRSAMAMYGDTPSMTLVASTNGVQATPVIDNAAYLQTFPDTRAVTPVSATSTTTVADNAPTAPAFRSIYQPGDATQPVSTTVQKLWGNNTSPTSVASAMLEVRPPQPLDLFSDRSGTFSS, translated from the coding sequence ATGTCGGTCGACAACTCCAGTGCCATGCAGACGGCCGGTATCGATCCGTCGCGGGCGCGCGTCGCCGGCGCGATCAAGCAGGCCTCCAATCTCTCTGGCGTCAGCTTCGAATACATGCTGACCACCGCCAAGATGGAGTCGGATTTCAATCCGACCGCGGGCGCCACCACCTCGTCCGCGCACGGGCTCTATCAGTTCATCGACCAGACCTGGCTCGGCACGGTGAAGGAGGCTGGCGCCCAGCTCGGCTATGGCAGCTACGCCGACGCCATCACCAAGACCTTGTCCGGCAGCTACACCGTCGATGATCCCGTTCTGAAGCGGTCGATCATGGAGCTGCGCGATGATCCGGAGGCCGCTTCAAGCATGGCTGCGGCGCTGACGCAGTCCAACAGCTTCAAGCTCACCGGCCTGCTCGGGCGCCGGCCGTCCGACAGCGAACTCTACATGGCGCATTTCATGGGGGTCGGCGGTGCCGCCAAGCTGATCGCAAATGCCGAGGACAATCCGCAAGCGGTCGGCGCGCGCCTGTTCCCGAATGCGGCCGCCGCCAACCGCTCGATCTTCTACGCCCAAGACGGCCGCGCGCGCAGCATCTCCGAAGTCTATTCGGTGCTGAACTCGCGCTATGCGAGCGCGGCGAATTCAAAGGCGACGCGGAGCGCGATGGCGATGTATGGCGACACGCCGTCGATGACGCTGGTTGCGAGCACAAACGGTGTGCAGGCCACGCCCGTGATCGACAACGCTGCCTATCTCCAGACTTTCCCGGACACGCGCGCAGTGACGCCGGTCAGCGCAACATCGACAACGACGGTGGCTGACAATGCGCCGACCGCACCGGCGTTTCGCTCGATCTATCAGCCCGGCGACGCGACGCAGCCGGTCTCGACGACGGTGCAGAAATTGTGGGGCAACAATACCTCGCCGACCTCCGTTGCCTCGGCGATGCTGGAGGTGCGACCGCCGCAGCCGCTCGATCTCTTCAGCGATCGCAGCGGCACATTCTCAAGCTAG
- a CDS encoding DUF2336 domain-containing protein: MIVRQFISWIRTAPAGERAEATRALARAWLISDLSHDDRIAAEGALLMLLDDPSPLVRRAMAEAFARSAEAPAAIVRALSADQPSVALPVLEHSPLLIDADLVDIVATGNDEVQCAIARRIALPASVCAAIAEVGCAAAALELIENPCADLAPFSWDRIVERHGHLAAIREAMLVLEDLPAATRAALVAKLSETLAQFVVARNWISADRAGRMATEARDRSTMNIAARSRGEDMQGLVRHLRVTGQLTAGLILRALLSSNLELFDAALAELSDLPLARVSALLHDRRGSSLHALLRRAGLPEATFAAFHAALEACHENGFVDTDAGAVRLRRRMVERVLTHCATDRGATGPLLILLRRFATESAREEARLFCDELVADEAIAPIYDDPIAA; encoded by the coding sequence ATGATCGTTCGGCAGTTCATCAGTTGGATCAGGACGGCGCCCGCTGGCGAGCGGGCAGAGGCAACGCGGGCCTTGGCCCGCGCCTGGTTGATTTCAGACCTTTCCCACGACGACCGCATTGCCGCCGAAGGCGCGCTGTTGATGCTGCTCGACGACCCGTCGCCCCTGGTACGCCGGGCGATGGCGGAAGCCTTCGCGCGCAGCGCCGAGGCGCCGGCGGCGATCGTGCGGGCGCTGTCGGCGGACCAACCGTCCGTCGCGCTGCCGGTGCTCGAACATTCCCCGCTGCTGATCGATGCCGATCTCGTCGACATCGTCGCCACCGGCAATGACGAGGTGCAATGCGCGATCGCGCGCCGCATCGCGCTGCCGGCCTCGGTCTGCGCCGCGATCGCCGAAGTCGGCTGCGCTGCCGCGGCCCTCGAGCTGATCGAAAACCCTTGTGCCGACCTCGCGCCGTTCTCCTGGGATCGCATCGTCGAGCGCCACGGCCATCTCGCCGCGATCCGCGAGGCGATGCTGGTGCTGGAGGATCTGCCGGCCGCGACGCGCGCAGCGCTCGTCGCAAAGCTGTCCGAGACGCTGGCGCAGTTCGTCGTGGCACGGAACTGGATCAGCGCCGACCGCGCCGGTCGCATGGCGACTGAGGCGCGCGACCGCTCCACCATGAACATCGCGGCGCGCTCGCGCGGCGAGGACATGCAGGGCCTGGTGCGGCATCTGCGCGTCACGGGGCAGCTTACGGCGGGCCTGATCCTGCGCGCGCTGTTGTCGAGCAATCTCGAACTGTTCGACGCGGCGCTCGCCGAATTGTCCGATCTGCCGCTGGCACGCGTCTCCGCGCTCCTGCACGACCGTCGCGGCAGCAGCCTGCACGCACTGCTCCGCCGCGCGGGCCTGCCGGAGGCGACCTTCGCGGCCTTCCATGCCGCGCTAGAGGCCTGCCACGAGAATGGCTTCGTCGATACCGACGCCGGAGCCGTGCGGCTCCGCCGGCGCATGGTCGAGCGCGTGCTCACCCATTGCGCGACGGATCGCGGTGCCACCGGGCCACTGCTGATCCTGCTGCGCCGCTTCGCAACCGAGTCGGCGCGCGAAGAAGCGCGGCTGTTCTGCGACGAGCTCGTCGCGGACGAGGCGATCGCGCCGATTTATGATGATCCGATCGCGGCGTAG
- a CDS encoding Hpt domain-containing protein, translating into MAKNSARDIEVKAFATHHVITQPNPLRKVLRRVEAKDMDDPVGRAEQALAGLSGEFKDWMTSEVNRLSAAWAAIQQDGFDDARRGELFRAAHDIKGDAATFGFPSAAGIAESLCRVIEHAPDLAKVPAELFAHHINAIAAIVHENTRLDSLSVSGELSRRLRKVADEYLTHVNRDRPEHLEAILAPSIVPGD; encoded by the coding sequence ATGGCGAAGAACAGCGCAAGGGACATCGAGGTCAAGGCCTTCGCCACCCATCACGTGATCACGCAGCCCAATCCGCTGCGCAAGGTGCTGCGTCGGGTCGAGGCCAAGGACATGGACGATCCGGTCGGGCGCGCCGAGCAGGCGCTGGCCGGCCTCTCCGGCGAGTTCAAGGACTGGATGACGAGCGAGGTCAACCGGCTGTCTGCCGCCTGGGCCGCCATCCAGCAAGACGGCTTCGATGACGCCCGGCGCGGAGAGCTGTTCCGCGCTGCTCACGACATCAAGGGCGATGCCGCGACGTTCGGCTTCCCGTCGGCGGCCGGAATCGCCGAGAGCCTGTGTCGGGTCATCGAGCATGCGCCCGATCTCGCCAAGGTCCCCGCGGAGCTGTTCGCGCACCACATCAATGCCATCGCGGCGATCGTGCACGAGAACACCAGGCTCGACAGCCTCAGCGTCTCCGGCGAGCTCAGCCGCCGCCTGCGCAAGGTCGCCGACGAATATCTCACCCACGTCAATCGCGATCGTCCCGAGCATCTCGAAGCGATCCTGGCGCCGAGCATCGTGCCGGGAGATTAA
- a CDS encoding response regulator — protein MFRIDFNKLRFLVCDDNPHMRRILRTLLHSFGAREVYEAEDGATALEMYSHYVPDIVITDWAMPIFDGLELAQMIRQPESKGNPYAPIIMLTGHSEKRRVTVARDAGVTEFLAKPISAKALYQRILNVVANPRPFIKTKTYFGPDRRRNINSAYMGPERRVGEKHEVLQQPSLLDKARSSI, from the coding sequence ATGTTCCGCATCGACTTCAACAAGCTGCGCTTCCTCGTCTGTGACGACAATCCGCACATGCGCCGCATCCTGCGGACGCTGCTGCATTCTTTCGGCGCGCGTGAAGTCTATGAGGCCGAGGACGGCGCGACCGCGCTCGAAATGTACAGCCATTACGTACCCGACATCGTCATCACCGACTGGGCGATGCCGATCTTCGACGGGCTCGAGCTTGCGCAGATGATCCGGCAGCCGGAATCCAAGGGTAACCCCTACGCGCCGATCATCATGCTGACGGGACATTCAGAGAAGCGCCGGGTCACGGTCGCGCGCGATGCCGGGGTCACCGAATTCCTTGCCAAGCCGATCTCGGCCAAGGCCCTCTATCAGCGCATCCTCAACGTGGTCGCCAATCCCCGGCCCTTCATCAAGACCAAGACCTATTTCGGGCCCGACCGCCGCCGCAACATCAACTCCGCCTATATGGGTCCCGAGCGCCGCGTCGGCGAGAAGCACGAGGTGCTCCAGCAGCCCTCGCTGCTCGACAAGGCCCGCTCCTCCATCTAG
- a CDS encoding NAD kinase: protein MSKPYDRIAFVASPSSEAQTAFNQLTERYGNCDPKDADVVVALGGDGLMLQTLHQNMHTGKPIYGMHRGTVGFLMNEYSTHDLRTRLEAAHESEINPLLMRATDVRDRVHLHHAINEVALFRQTFQAARLRILIDERERMSELIADGIMVATPAGSTAYNLSAQGPILPINAALLALTPISAFRPRRWRGALLPNTAYVVIEVLEGEKRPVAAVADHDEVRDVRRVEVLADRTISMRMLFDPGHSLEERILREQFGY, encoded by the coding sequence ATGAGCAAGCCCTACGATCGGATCGCCTTCGTCGCCAGCCCGAGCAGCGAGGCACAGACCGCCTTCAACCAGCTCACCGAACGCTACGGCAATTGCGATCCCAAGGATGCCGACGTCGTGGTCGCGCTCGGCGGCGACGGGCTCATGCTCCAGACGCTGCACCAGAACATGCATACGGGAAAGCCGATCTACGGCATGCACCGCGGCACGGTCGGCTTCCTGATGAACGAATATTCGACACATGATTTGCGCACGCGGCTCGAGGCGGCGCATGAATCCGAAATCAATCCGCTCCTGATGCGCGCGACCGACGTACGCGACCGTGTGCATCTCCACCATGCCATCAACGAGGTCGCCCTGTTCCGGCAGACCTTCCAGGCGGCGCGCCTGCGCATCCTGATCGACGAGCGTGAGCGCATGTCCGAGCTGATCGCCGACGGCATCATGGTGGCGACGCCGGCGGGTTCAACCGCCTACAATCTCTCCGCCCAGGGGCCGATCCTGCCGATCAATGCCGCGCTCCTGGCGCTGACGCCGATCAGCGCCTTCCGCCCACGCCGCTGGCGCGGAGCTCTCCTGCCCAACACGGCCTATGTCGTGATCGAGGTGCTGGAAGGCGAGAAGCGCCCGGTCGCGGCGGTGGCCGACCATGACGAGGTGCGCGACGTCCGCCGCGTCGAGGTGCTCGCCGACAGGACGATCTCGATGCGCATGCTGTTCGATCCCGGCCACAGCCTGGAAGAGCGCATTTTGCGCGAACAGTTCGGCTACTAA
- a CDS encoding peptidase S10, which translates to MVMSLPALRRTGLVLAFSVFALAGSAHADDPPQPRPEATAPAGQKGGRGGGAQSAAPPSPSAAEQHRLPADATTKQTLELPGRTLAFTAIAGSIRLFDDKREPQADIAYTSYELDGADRATRPVTFLFNGGPGASSAWLQFGSAGPWRLPFDGEALSPSASPEVRPNAETWLDFTDLVFIDPVGTGYSRFAASGEDARKRFYSIDGDVNSIALVIRRWLEKHDRLLSPKYVAGESYGGIRGPKVVRQLQLQYGVGVRGLILLSPLFDFREFTGTSLLQYVATLPSYAAVAREAKAPVTRADLADVEAYARGEFLADLIKGEADKEATNRLADRVAALTGIDQAVSRRLAGRFDVGEFRREFDRKNGKVTGRYDGSVRGFDPFPDSGSSRFGDPSGDALRAPLTSAAVDVLTRKLNWRPDGSYEVLNGSVERAWDFGHGITPPQSVSELRQILATDPKLNVLVGHGLFDLATPYFGSQRVLDQLPAFATSRIKFVVYPGGHMFYSRDGSRQAFRGEVEALVRQ; encoded by the coding sequence ATGGTCATGAGTTTGCCGGCGCTGCGCCGCACGGGGCTGGTGCTGGCGTTCTCGGTTTTCGCACTTGCAGGATCTGCACATGCGGACGATCCGCCGCAGCCGCGTCCCGAGGCGACCGCGCCCGCGGGACAGAAGGGCGGCCGTGGCGGCGGTGCGCAGTCCGCAGCACCGCCTTCGCCCTCCGCTGCCGAACAGCATCGCCTTCCCGCGGATGCGACGACGAAGCAGACGCTCGAGCTGCCCGGGCGAACGCTCGCCTTCACCGCGATCGCCGGCTCGATCCGTTTGTTCGACGACAAGCGCGAGCCGCAGGCCGATATCGCCTACACCTCCTATGAGCTCGACGGCGCCGACCGCGCTACGCGCCCGGTCACCTTCCTGTTCAATGGCGGGCCCGGCGCATCCTCGGCATGGCTCCAGTTCGGCAGCGCCGGGCCGTGGCGGCTGCCGTTCGATGGCGAAGCTCTCTCGCCGTCGGCCTCGCCCGAGGTGAGGCCGAACGCGGAGACCTGGCTCGACTTCACCGATCTCGTCTTCATCGATCCCGTCGGCACCGGCTACAGCCGCTTCGCCGCGAGCGGCGAGGATGCGCGCAAACGGTTCTATTCGATCGACGGCGACGTCAATTCGATCGCGCTGGTGATCCGCCGCTGGCTCGAGAAGCATGACCGGTTGCTCTCGCCGAAATACGTCGCCGGCGAAAGCTATGGCGGCATTCGCGGGCCGAAGGTCGTGCGTCAGTTGCAGCTCCAGTACGGAGTGGGCGTCAGAGGATTGATCCTGCTGTCGCCGCTGTTCGACTTCCGCGAGTTCACCGGCACGAGCCTTCTGCAATATGTCGCGACGCTGCCGAGCTATGCGGCGGTCGCGCGCGAAGCCAAGGCGCCCGTGACGCGCGCCGATCTCGCCGACGTCGAAGCCTATGCGCGCGGCGAGTTCCTGGCCGACCTCATCAAGGGCGAGGCGGACAAGGAGGCCACCAATCGTCTCGCCGACAGGGTCGCTGCCCTGACCGGCATCGATCAGGCGGTGAGCCGCAGGCTCGCGGGCCGCTTCGATGTCGGTGAATTTCGCCGCGAGTTCGACCGCAAGAACGGCAAGGTGACCGGCCGGTACGACGGATCCGTGCGCGGCTTCGATCCGTTTCCGGATTCGGGCAGCTCTCGTTTCGGCGATCCCTCCGGCGACGCGCTTCGAGCGCCGCTCACCAGCGCCGCGGTCGATGTCCTGACGCGCAAGCTCAACTGGCGCCCCGACGGCTCCTATGAAGTGCTGAACGGCTCGGTCGAGCGCGCCTGGGACTTCGGTCACGGCATCACCCCGCCGCAGTCGGTGTCGGAGCTGCGCCAGATCCTTGCGACCGATCCGAAGCTCAACGTGCTGGTCGGGCACGGGCTGTTCGATCTCGCCACGCCCTATTTCGGATCGCAGAGGGTGCTCGATCAGTTGCCGGCCTTCGCGACGTCGCGGATCAAGTTCGTCGTCTATCCCGGCGGCCACATGTTCTATTCCCGCGACGGCTCGCGGCAGGCGTTTCGCGGCGAGGTCGAGGCGCTGGTCAGACAGTAG
- a CDS encoding serine hydrolase domain-containing protein: MDAWLRSAIDYIGSWIEFQLIGSQQPGVIIAITHRGEVVAEHAFGCANLDTGEKLTPRHRFRIASHSKSFTSAGILKLREQRRLRLDDPVGQYVTGLHPRIAETTLAQVLSHSAGLTRDGADSGQFIDSRSYLNEKELRAELKLPTAIEAGTRFKYSNHGFGLIGLVVESVTKEPYPVWIKREIIEAAGLHETEPNAPLPKSAPFARGHTRKLPLGERCVIPGDNPGHAMTSAAGFVATAADTARFFAQLAPNARKSVLSVASRREMTRHHWRIPQSLEGYYGLGVNAGKTDGWDWFGHGGAFQGYISRTCSIPGCEVAISILSNSIDGAAPIWMDGAMQILRTFQTRGAPHRRLRDWTGRWWTIWGATDLVPMGNRVLVANPQFNNPFMDAAEIEVTGRDTGKLASAAGYASHGEPVRRIRDGRGKVSDIWLAGANVKPQAVVAREIARRYPPRKRRPTV, translated from the coding sequence ATGGACGCGTGGCTACGATCCGCGATCGACTACATCGGCTCCTGGATCGAATTTCAACTGATTGGATCGCAACAGCCGGGCGTCATCATCGCCATCACGCATCGCGGTGAGGTCGTCGCCGAGCATGCCTTCGGCTGCGCCAACCTCGACACCGGCGAGAAGCTCACGCCGCGCCATCGCTTCCGTATCGCCTCGCATTCGAAGAGTTTTACCTCAGCCGGCATCCTGAAGCTGCGCGAGCAGCGCCGATTGCGGCTCGACGATCCCGTCGGCCAATATGTCACCGGCCTGCATCCACGAATCGCCGAGACGACGCTGGCGCAGGTGCTGTCGCACAGCGCCGGGCTGACGCGAGACGGCGCCGATTCCGGCCAGTTCATCGACAGCCGCTCCTACCTCAACGAGAAGGAGCTGCGCGCAGAGCTGAAACTGCCCACCGCGATCGAAGCCGGTACGCGCTTCAAATATTCCAATCATGGTTTTGGGCTGATCGGTCTCGTGGTCGAGTCGGTGACGAAGGAGCCCTACCCCGTCTGGATCAAGCGTGAGATCATCGAGGCCGCGGGTCTTCATGAGACCGAGCCGAACGCGCCGCTTCCGAAAAGCGCGCCGTTTGCACGCGGCCACACGCGAAAACTGCCGCTGGGCGAGCGATGCGTGATCCCAGGCGACAATCCCGGCCACGCGATGACGTCTGCCGCCGGCTTTGTCGCCACCGCAGCCGACACGGCACGATTCTTCGCGCAGCTCGCGCCCAATGCCAGAAAGAGCGTGCTGTCGGTTGCGAGCCGCCGCGAAATGACGCGACATCATTGGCGCATTCCGCAAAGCCTGGAAGGCTATTACGGTCTCGGCGTCAACGCCGGCAAGACTGATGGCTGGGACTGGTTCGGCCATGGCGGCGCCTTCCAGGGCTACATCTCCCGCACCTGCTCGATCCCAGGGTGCGAGGTCGCGATCAGCATTTTGAGCAACTCCATCGATGGCGCGGCGCCGATCTGGATGGATGGCGCGATGCAGATCCTGCGCACCTTCCAGACGCGTGGTGCCCCTCATCGGCGCCTGCGCGACTGGACCGGCCGCTGGTGGACGATCTGGGGCGCGACCGATCTGGTGCCGATGGGCAACCGCGTGCTCGTCGCGAATCCGCAGTTCAACAACCCGTTCATGGACGCCGCCGAGATCGAGGTGACCGGCCGCGACACCGGCAAACTCGCCTCGGCCGCCGGCTATGCCAGCCATGGCGAGCCGGTGCGCCGCATTCGCGATGGCCGCGGCAAGGTCAGCGACATCTGGCTCGCCGGTGCCAACGTCAAACCACAGGCCGTCGTGGCGCGCGAGATCGCGCGCCGATATCCGCCGCGCAAACGTCGGCCTACTGTCTGA
- a CDS encoding tetratricopeptide repeat protein yields the protein MRRLSMLLVPGLVSMALAAGPVLTSAYAAGSDDPSPPPKSDSSSKKSKRKSSSISDPKFLAAYRTAYATIYDRHDYASAIDQLKSLKREDVADVANLIGYSYRKLGDYQQSKTYYELALKDDPNHVRTWQYYGLWQLEQGNREQAQYHLNKIASLAGTDSSEYRSLAAALDKPTGTTLVY from the coding sequence ATGCGCAGACTTTCAATGCTTCTGGTACCGGGACTCGTCTCGATGGCGCTGGCGGCCGGACCGGTGCTGACGAGCGCTTACGCCGCGGGCAGCGACGACCCCTCGCCGCCGCCGAAGTCGGACTCGTCGAGCAAGAAGTCGAAGAGGAAGAGCTCCTCTATCAGCGATCCCAAATTCCTTGCCGCCTATCGCACCGCCTACGCCACGATCTATGACCGCCACGATTATGCGAGCGCGATCGACCAGTTGAAGTCGCTCAAGCGCGAGGACGTCGCCGATGTCGCCAATCTGATCGGCTACTCCTACCGCAAGCTCGGCGACTACCAGCAGTCGAAGACCTATTACGAGCTGGCGCTGAAGGACGATCCGAACCACGTCCGCACCTGGCAGTATTACGGCCTCTGGCAGCTCGAGCAAGGCAACCGCGAACAGGCGCAGTATCATCTGAACAAGATCGCCTCGCTCGCCGGCACCGACAGCAGCGAGTATCGCTCGCTCGCAGCCGCGCTGGACAAGCCGACCGGCACGACGCTCGTCTACTGA
- a CDS encoding outer membrane protein: MKTILLGAAALLALATPVAAADIPARTYTKAPPPVTAPQVVYNWTGFYIGGHVGGAFAGDNSFQSSDARFLGGVQGGFDYQFAPNWVVGVEAQYSWLPTNNNGVLFPGGTQVTSNTDQIGSVTGRVGYTWGPTLLYAKGGYAWRNNNLGVSVAGVPQSFTTSGNSKDGYTVGAGLEYMFAPNWSAKAEYQYYNFGSTTFTSGPADIAGVRGREDEHTVKVGVNYRFGWGGPSGARY; the protein is encoded by the coding sequence ATGAAGACGATTTTGCTCGGCGCGGCAGCTCTGCTCGCGCTGGCAACGCCAGTGGCGGCAGCCGACATCCCGGCGCGCACCTACACCAAGGCGCCGCCGCCGGTCACCGCACCGCAGGTAGTGTACAACTGGACTGGTTTTTACATCGGCGGCCATGTCGGCGGCGCGTTCGCCGGGGACAACAGCTTCCAGTCGAGCGACGCCCGCTTCCTGGGCGGCGTGCAGGGCGGCTTCGATTACCAGTTCGCGCCCAACTGGGTTGTGGGTGTCGAGGCCCAGTATTCTTGGCTGCCGACCAACAACAACGGCGTGCTATTCCCGGGCGGCACGCAGGTGACGTCCAACACCGACCAGATCGGCTCGGTGACCGGCCGTGTCGGCTACACTTGGGGTCCCACGCTGCTCTACGCCAAGGGTGGCTACGCCTGGCGTAACAACAACCTCGGTGTCAGCGTCGCCGGTGTGCCGCAAAGCTTTACCACCAGTGGCAACAGCAAGGACGGTTATACCGTCGGCGCCGGCCTGGAATACATGTTCGCGCCGAACTGGTCGGCCAAGGCCGAGTACCAGTACTATAACTTCGGCAGCACCACCTTCACCTCCGGCCCGGCCGACATCGCCGGCGTTCGCGGTCGGGAGGACGAGCATACCGTCAAGGTCGGCGTGAACTACCGCTTCGGCTGGGGCGGCCCGTCGGGTGCACGCTACTGA
- a CDS encoding DUF6719 family protein, with translation MRILASVVISFLVALPCSAQTVLKSEPLMLAPYEVAFVRDSSCPSGKVLKVTGAIRGLHRRKACVALTGEQASLATATP, from the coding sequence ATGCGTATCTTGGCGTCGGTGGTGATCTCGTTCCTCGTCGCGTTGCCGTGCTCTGCGCAGACCGTCCTCAAGTCCGAACCTTTGATGCTGGCCCCCTACGAGGTGGCTTTTGTCCGGGACAGCTCCTGTCCCTCCGGCAAGGTGCTGAAGGTCACCGGCGCGATCCGCGGGCTGCATCGCCGCAAGGCCTGCGTGGCTCTGACGGGCGAGCAGGCGTCTCTGGCGACCGCGACGCCATGA